Proteins from a single region of Sphingopyxis sp. BSN-002:
- the murF gene encoding UDP-N-acetylmuramoyl-tripeptide--D-alanyl-D-alanine ligase, whose amino-acid sequence MNPLWTARAIASATGGTASADFTVTGVAFDSREVTKGDLFIAMKGEFADGHQFIDKAIAAGAAGIVCETGIDHPHIRVADSVAALNALGIASRARSHGRIIGVTGSAGKTGTKEALFAALDRFRPGKAHRSVKSYNNHVGVPLSLSRTPSTVDFGIFEMGMNHAGELAALTRMVRPHVAIVTTIAPAHMEFFSGEEAIADAKGEIFEGLEPGGTAIVPFDSPHYARLRAKAEQHAAHVVSFGLGEGADVRAVDWLPDGQGGSLVTAQVQDALLCFTIAQAGAHWVSNAMAVLAAVKAVGGDLPAAGLAFAEMGGLAGRGARHRVEVPGGHILVIDESYNANPASMAATIGQLGSESGERKVAILGAMKELGPGGEAYHAGLAAPLVAAGVQFALLVGEEMTPLAKALEGQVDFEHVPAHSAASGRLKDLIRPGDTVLVKGSNSVGLSHVVTALTNGEY is encoded by the coding sequence ATGAACCCGCTCTGGACCGCGCGCGCCATTGCTTCGGCGACCGGCGGCACCGCGAGCGCCGACTTCACCGTGACCGGGGTCGCTTTTGACTCGCGCGAAGTGACGAAGGGCGACCTCTTCATCGCGATGAAGGGTGAATTTGCCGACGGGCACCAGTTTATCGACAAGGCGATTGCTGCGGGAGCAGCCGGGATCGTCTGCGAAACCGGAATCGACCATCCGCACATTCGCGTCGCGGACAGCGTTGCGGCGCTGAACGCGCTCGGCATTGCATCGCGCGCGCGGAGCCACGGGCGGATCATCGGCGTCACGGGCTCGGCAGGGAAGACCGGAACGAAAGAGGCGCTGTTCGCCGCGCTCGACCGCTTCCGCCCCGGCAAGGCACATCGTTCGGTCAAGAGTTACAACAACCACGTCGGCGTCCCCCTCAGCCTGTCGCGTACGCCCTCGACCGTCGATTTCGGCATCTTCGAGATGGGAATGAACCATGCCGGCGAACTCGCGGCGCTGACGCGCATGGTGCGCCCCCATGTCGCGATCGTCACGACGATCGCTCCTGCGCACATGGAATTCTTCAGCGGCGAAGAGGCGATAGCCGACGCCAAGGGGGAGATTTTCGAGGGCCTCGAACCCGGTGGCACTGCGATCGTCCCGTTCGACAGCCCGCATTATGCGCGCCTCCGCGCCAAGGCGGAGCAGCACGCGGCGCATGTCGTGAGCTTCGGGCTGGGCGAAGGTGCCGATGTCCGTGCGGTCGACTGGCTGCCCGACGGGCAGGGCGGTTCGCTGGTCACCGCGCAGGTTCAGGATGCGCTTCTCTGTTTCACCATCGCCCAGGCGGGCGCACATTGGGTGTCGAATGCGATGGCGGTGCTTGCGGCTGTCAAGGCCGTCGGCGGCGACCTGCCCGCGGCGGGGCTGGCCTTTGCCGAAATGGGCGGGCTTGCCGGACGTGGTGCGCGCCACCGTGTCGAGGTGCCCGGCGGACATATCCTCGTCATCGACGAAAGCTATAACGCCAACCCCGCCTCGATGGCGGCGACGATCGGCCAGCTCGGCAGCGAATCCGGCGAGCGCAAGGTTGCGATTCTCGGTGCGATGAAAGAGCTGGGACCCGGCGGCGAGGCGTATCACGCCGGGCTTGCCGCTCCGCTCGTCGCAGCCGGAGTGCAGTTCGCCCTGCTGGTCGGCGAAGAGATGACGCCGCTCGCCAAAGCGCTTGAGGGGCAGGTGGATTTCGAGCATGTGCCCGCCCACTCGGCCGCCTCAGGGCGGCTGAAGGACTTGATCCGTCCGGGCGATACCGTGCTGGTCAAGGGGTCGAACAGCGTCGGCCTGTCGCATGTCGTGACGGCGCTGACCAACGGGGAATATTGA
- the rsmH gene encoding 16S rRNA (cytosine(1402)-N(4))-methyltransferase RsmH produces MTDLPRDPRHDPVLREEVIAALAIAPGERHVDATFGAGGYTRAMLAAGADVVACDRDPDAISEGQALVAEAGGRLTLVRGRFGEIDRLLAERGIDAVDGITFDIGVSSMQLDREERGFSFQKDGPLDMRMAQEGESAADWLNRADEEEIADVLFHYGDERQSRRVARAIVAARPLGRTAELATVIRKALRHPPGAPKDPSTKSFQAIRIHINGELDELVEGLAAAERVLRPGGRLAVVSFHSTEDRIVKNFLRERSGGDAGGSRHRPALPSLARAATFEPPARKVRPGKAEEARNPRARSATLRSAVRTEAPAWSGNSGKEAMSC; encoded by the coding sequence GTGACCGACCTCCCCCGCGATCCCCGCCACGATCCGGTCCTCCGTGAAGAAGTCATCGCTGCTCTTGCCATCGCACCCGGCGAGCGTCACGTCGATGCGACCTTCGGGGCCGGCGGCTACACCCGCGCGATGCTCGCGGCGGGTGCCGACGTCGTTGCCTGCGACCGCGATCCCGATGCGATTTCCGAAGGGCAGGCTCTTGTCGCCGAAGCGGGCGGCCGGCTGACGCTTGTCCGCGGGCGCTTTGGCGAGATCGACCGGCTGCTTGCCGAGCGCGGCATCGACGCGGTCGACGGCATCACCTTCGATATCGGTGTTTCGTCGATGCAGCTCGACCGCGAAGAGCGTGGCTTTTCCTTCCAGAAAGACGGGCCGCTCGACATGCGCATGGCGCAGGAGGGCGAGAGCGCTGCTGACTGGCTGAACCGGGCCGACGAGGAAGAGATCGCCGACGTTCTTTTCCATTATGGCGACGAGCGCCAGTCGCGCCGGGTCGCGCGCGCGATTGTCGCGGCGCGTCCGCTCGGACGTACTGCCGAACTCGCGACGGTCATCCGCAAGGCGCTGCGGCATCCGCCGGGCGCCCCGAAGGATCCCTCGACGAAGAGCTTTCAGGCGATCCGCATCCACATCAACGGCGAACTCGACGAACTGGTCGAGGGTCTTGCCGCGGCCGAGCGCGTGCTGCGCCCCGGCGGCCGGCTTGCGGTGGTGAGTTTCCACAGCACCGAGGACCGTATCGTCAAGAACTTCCTGCGTGAACGTAGCGGCGGCGATGCCGGCGGTTCGCGTCACCGGCCCGCGCTTCCATCTCTGGCGCGGGCCGCAACTTTCGAGCCGCCGGCGCGCAAGGTCCGTCCCGGCAAGGCTGAAGAAGCGCGCAACCCGCGCGCGCGCTCGGCGACCTTGCGCAGCGCGGTTCGTACCGAAGCGCCCGCGTGGTCCGGCAATTCTGGCAAGGAGGCAATGTCATGCTGA
- a CDS encoding division/cell wall cluster transcriptional repressor MraZ, protein MAIVTPGRYSGTSFAAIDGKGRIAVPSQFRNNVPLNADGQRVLWVGFHEKLPCLVAYGQDQYDRLSDEIERDRDTALARNLDFDEDEAFKKRFSYTEAYTLDDSGRFLPNFTARDRVGEAGATAFVGSGRRFEIWWLPSLAECVEADPVLKRLATAWEDTRGKGRK, encoded by the coding sequence ATGGCGATTGTTACGCCCGGCCGTTATTCGGGTACCAGCTTCGCCGCGATCGATGGCAAGGGACGCATCGCCGTCCCCTCGCAGTTCCGCAACAATGTGCCCCTCAATGCGGACGGCCAGCGCGTGCTTTGGGTCGGTTTCCACGAGAAATTGCCGTGCCTCGTCGCTTATGGCCAGGATCAGTACGACCGGCTGTCGGACGAGATCGAGCGCGACCGCGACACTGCGCTTGCGCGCAACCTCGACTTTGACGAGGACGAGGCCTTCAAGAAGCGCTTCAGCTATACCGAGGCCTATACGCTCGACGACAGCGGGCGCTTCCTTCCCAACTTTACCGCACGCGATCGCGTCGGCGAAGCGGGCGCGACCGCCTTCGTCGGGTCCGGGCGCCGTTTCGAAATCTGGTGGCTGCCGAGCCTCGCGGAATGCGTCGAGGCCGATCCGGTGCTGAAGCGCCTTGCGACCGCCTGGGAAGACACCAGGGGGAAGGGGCGAAAGTGA
- the mraY gene encoding phospho-N-acetylmuramoyl-pentapeptide-transferase — MLYWLAEWLGFPGALNLIRYLSFRSGAAVATALIIGLWIGPRFILMLRMRQGKGQPIRDDGPQSHLAKKGTPTMGGLMILISLMISALLWMDLSNRFVWACLFVTGGFAAVGFLDDLDKVTKASHRGIPGRIRLLIEFVIAAVAVLLIVSRTGTDLYLPFFSDVVIPMGPLYYVFAMVLIVGFGNAVNLTDGLDGLATFPVIIASLAFLVIVYLSGNVKFAGYLGIPHVPGAGELAIFAAAIIGACLAFLWFNAPPAAVFMGDTGSLALGGALATIAVTAQHELVLVLIGGLFVVEALSVIIQVFWYKRTGKRVFRMAPIHHHFEQLGWPESTVVIRFWIVSIVLALAGLATLKLR; from the coding sequence ATGCTGTACTGGCTGGCGGAATGGCTTGGCTTTCCGGGGGCTCTCAACCTTATCCGCTATCTGAGCTTTCGCTCGGGAGCGGCGGTGGCCACCGCGCTCATCATCGGTCTGTGGATCGGGCCGCGCTTCATCCTGATGCTGCGGATGCGGCAGGGGAAGGGGCAGCCGATCCGCGACGACGGCCCGCAAAGCCATCTCGCGAAGAAGGGCACGCCGACGATGGGCGGGCTGATGATCCTCATTTCGCTGATGATCTCGGCTTTGCTGTGGATGGATCTGTCGAACCGCTTCGTCTGGGCATGCCTGTTCGTTACCGGCGGTTTTGCGGCGGTCGGCTTCCTCGACGATCTCGACAAGGTCACCAAGGCCAGCCACCGCGGGATTCCGGGGCGTATCCGCCTGCTCATCGAATTCGTGATCGCCGCGGTCGCGGTGCTGCTGATCGTGTCGCGGACCGGCACCGACCTGTATCTGCCCTTCTTCAGCGACGTCGTGATCCCGATGGGGCCGCTCTATTATGTCTTCGCGATGGTGCTGATCGTGGGTTTCGGCAATGCCGTGAACCTGACCGACGGGCTTGACGGCCTTGCAACATTCCCGGTGATCATTGCCAGCCTGGCGTTCCTCGTCATCGTCTATCTCTCGGGCAACGTGAAGTTCGCGGGCTACCTCGGCATTCCGCACGTCCCCGGCGCCGGCGAGCTCGCGATCTTCGCGGCCGCGATCATCGGTGCGTGTCTCGCCTTCCTGTGGTTCAACGCGCCGCCCGCGGCCGTGTTCATGGGCGACACGGGCAGTCTCGCGCTCGGCGGCGCACTCGCGACAATCGCGGTCACGGCGCAGCACGAGCTGGTGCTCGTCCTGATCGGTGGGCTGTTCGTGGTCGAGGCGCTGTCGGTGATCATCCAGGTCTTCTGGTACAAGCGGACCGGGAAGCGCGTTTTCCGCATGGCGCCGATCCACCATCATTTCGAGCAGCTCGGCTGGCCCGAATCCACCGTCGTCATCCGCTTCTGGATCGTCTCGATCGTCCTCGCGCTTGCGGGGCTCGCGACGCTCAAGCTCCGGTGA
- a CDS encoding UDP-N-acetylmuramoyl-L-alanyl-D-glutamate--2,6-diaminopimelate ligase, translated as MRLAALLDDHGLAGTDPVVTGLAIDHRKVAPGTIFGAFVGEKFNGEDFIAAAIDAGAIAVVARPEARVEGALHIADANPRRAFAHIAARFFHRFPATCVAVTGTNGKTSTVEMTRQLWRMAGFNAASIGTLGITTSQDSASTGLTTPDIVTFLSNMSGLAVEGITHAAFEASSHGLDQYRTEGLKVKAAAFTNLSHDHLDYHGTMEAYLQAKLRLFTDVVEQDGAAVVWADDDYSAPVIDAVKTRGVRLLTVGTQGETLRLVSREPTQLGQSLVIAAGELTQKVNLPLIGAYQVANALVSAGLVIATGGDIGQTLANLARLQPVRGRLERAAITKAGAPVYIDYAHTPDAIEAALDALRPHANGRLILVFGAGGDRDQAKRPEMGRVAAAKADVAIITDDNPRGEDPAAIRAAIADGAPDARIIGDRRAAIAAAIAEARADDIVCIAGKGHEQGQIVGRGDAVRVIPFDDVAVAREEAA; from the coding sequence ATGCGCCTTGCCGCGCTGCTCGACGATCATGGTCTGGCAGGGACGGACCCGGTGGTGACCGGGCTCGCGATCGACCATCGCAAGGTCGCGCCGGGTACGATCTTCGGCGCCTTCGTCGGCGAAAAGTTCAACGGCGAAGATTTCATCGCCGCCGCGATCGACGCCGGTGCGATCGCGGTCGTCGCGCGGCCGGAGGCAAGGGTCGAAGGTGCGCTGCATATCGCCGACGCCAATCCGCGCCGCGCCTTTGCGCATATCGCCGCGCGCTTCTTTCACCGTTTCCCGGCAACCTGCGTTGCGGTCACCGGCACCAACGGCAAGACCTCGACGGTCGAGATGACGCGCCAGCTGTGGCGGATGGCGGGCTTCAACGCCGCGTCGATCGGGACGCTCGGCATCACGACCTCGCAGGACAGCGCGTCGACCGGGCTGACGACCCCCGATATCGTGACCTTCCTGTCGAACATGTCGGGGCTTGCGGTCGAGGGGATCACCCATGCGGCGTTCGAGGCGTCGAGCCACGGTCTCGACCAGTACCGGACCGAAGGGCTGAAGGTGAAGGCGGCTGCCTTTACCAACCTCAGCCACGACCATCTCGACTATCACGGGACGATGGAGGCCTATCTTCAGGCCAAGCTCCGCCTGTTCACCGACGTCGTCGAGCAGGACGGCGCGGCGGTCGTCTGGGCGGACGACGACTATTCGGCGCCGGTAATCGACGCGGTGAAGACACGGGGCGTGCGCCTGCTGACGGTCGGCACACAGGGTGAGACGCTGCGTCTGGTATCGCGCGAGCCGACCCAGCTCGGCCAGTCGCTCGTCATCGCGGCGGGTGAGCTGACGCAAAAGGTCAACCTGCCGTTGATCGGCGCCTATCAGGTCGCCAACGCGCTCGTCTCGGCGGGGCTGGTCATCGCGACGGGGGGCGATATCGGCCAGACGCTTGCGAATCTTGCACGGCTCCAGCCGGTGCGCGGCCGCCTCGAGCGCGCCGCGATCACCAAGGCCGGCGCGCCGGTCTATATCGACTATGCGCACACGCCCGACGCGATCGAGGCGGCGCTCGACGCGCTTCGTCCGCATGCGAACGGACGGCTGATCCTCGTCTTCGGCGCGGGCGGCGACCGCGATCAGGCGAAGCGGCCAGAGATGGGCCGGGTTGCGGCCGCCAAGGCCGATGTCGCGATCATCACCGACGACAATCCGCGCGGCGAAGATCCGGCCGCGATCCGCGCCGCGATCGCCGACGGCGCGCCCGATGCACGGATCATCGGCGACCGCCGCGCCGCCATCGCTGCCGCGATCGCCGAAGCGCGCGCCGACGATATCGTCTGCATCGCGGGCAAGGGCCATGAACAGGGACAGATCGTCGGCCGCGGCGACGCCGTGCGCGTCATTCCCTTCGACGATGTCGCGGTCGCGCGCGAGGAGGCGGCATGA
- a CDS encoding penicillin-binding protein 2, which yields MNTLVVRPTRVRTAGVRQQILLTAQQRLMMLMLLFMAAFFLVSMRLLFFALFDTSSGNHNGSAAFVPARADIVDRNGVPLARTIDGYSIRVVPSKLLNNRQYLADELVKIFPDTPREEFVAKLSGSKPTYIRRRALPDQVAAVNAIGDIGFDFPREKERLYPQLSLASHVLGFTDAEGHGVTGVEGAFDKQLTDAATRSQPLALSIDARVQGVLESELYNAVTNLEAIGGAGIILDVHTGEVLAMASLPTYNPNKLVAADAGARRNAVSYNLYELGSTFKPLSIGAAIDDGVVTSMARRYDASAPLAIAGFRIRDSHPGRWYNVPETLIQSSNIATARIADELGREKMETLFRSLEFNKRPDIELKERAFPLWPKDWGRLTTMTTAYGHGIAVTPLHLASAYAALVNGGIWRPATLQKMGDKAPPQGRRVFKASTSARMRQLLRLIVTDGTGKQADAPGFRVGGKTGSAEKPGIGGYRRTSVVATFAAAFPMDNPRYVIVAMVDEPKGNAYSSGQRTAGWTAAPVVRKVVMRAGPMLGVFPDETRDVDVSELVPLVRRDGEAE from the coding sequence ATGAACACGCTGGTCGTCCGACCGACCCGGGTACGAACCGCGGGAGTGCGTCAGCAGATATTGCTGACCGCGCAGCAGCGTCTGATGATGCTGATGCTGCTGTTCATGGCGGCCTTCTTTCTCGTGTCGATGCGCCTGCTGTTCTTCGCGCTGTTCGACACGTCGTCCGGGAACCACAATGGCTCGGCGGCCTTCGTTCCCGCGCGCGCCGACATCGTCGATCGCAACGGCGTGCCGCTCGCGCGCACGATCGACGGCTATTCGATCCGCGTCGTGCCGTCCAAGCTGCTCAACAACCGGCAATATCTTGCCGACGAACTCGTCAAGATCTTCCCCGATACCCCGCGCGAGGAATTTGTCGCAAAGCTGTCGGGTTCGAAGCCGACCTATATCCGCCGCCGTGCGCTGCCCGACCAGGTCGCGGCCGTGAACGCGATCGGCGATATCGGTTTCGACTTCCCGCGCGAGAAGGAGCGGCTCTATCCGCAGCTCAGCCTTGCGTCGCATGTGCTGGGTTTCACCGATGCCGAGGGGCATGGCGTCACGGGTGTCGAGGGCGCGTTCGACAAGCAGCTGACCGACGCGGCGACGCGCAGTCAGCCGCTCGCACTCTCGATCGACGCGCGCGTGCAGGGTGTGCTCGAAAGCGAACTCTATAATGCGGTGACCAACCTTGAGGCCATCGGCGGGGCAGGCATCATTCTTGACGTCCATACCGGCGAAGTGCTGGCGATGGCTTCGCTGCCCACTTATAATCCGAACAAGCTGGTCGCGGCCGACGCGGGCGCGCGCCGCAACGCCGTGAGCTATAATCTCTACGAACTTGGATCGACCTTCAAACCGCTTTCGATCGGTGCCGCGATCGACGACGGCGTCGTGACCAGCATGGCGCGCCGGTACGATGCCAGCGCGCCGCTGGCGATCGCGGGCTTCCGTATCCGTGATAGCCACCCGGGGCGCTGGTACAATGTGCCCGAAACGCTGATCCAGAGCTCGAACATCGCGACCGCGCGGATCGCCGACGAACTTGGCCGCGAGAAGATGGAGACGCTCTTCCGCAGCCTCGAATTCAACAAGCGTCCGGACATCGAGCTCAAGGAGCGCGCGTTCCCGCTGTGGCCGAAGGACTGGGGCCGGCTGACGACGATGACGACCGCTTATGGTCACGGTATCGCGGTGACGCCGCTGCATCTCGCGAGCGCATATGCGGCGCTCGTCAACGGCGGCATATGGCGCCCGGCGACCTTGCAGAAGATGGGCGACAAGGCGCCGCCGCAGGGCCGCCGCGTGTTCAAGGCGTCGACCAGCGCGCGGATGCGCCAGCTCCTCCGCCTCATCGTCACCGACGGGACCGGCAAGCAGGCCGATGCGCCCGGCTTCCGTGTCGGCGGCAAGACCGGCAGCGCCGAAAAGCCCGGCATCGGCGGATATCGCCGCACGTCGGTTGTCGCGACCTTTGCGGCGGCTTTCCCGATGGACAATCCGCGCTACGTCATCGTTGCGATGGTCGACGAGCCGAAAGGCAATGCCTACAGCTCGGGCCAGCGCACCGCGGGCTGGACCGCAGCGCCCGTCGTGCGCAAGGTCGTGATGCGCGCCGGCCCGATGCTCGGCGTATTCCCCGACGAGACCCGCGACGTCGATGTGTCCGAACTCGTTCCCCTTGTGCGGAGAGACGGGGAGGCGGAATAA